From Scomber scombrus chromosome 6, fScoSco1.1, whole genome shotgun sequence, the proteins below share one genomic window:
- the cep41 gene encoding centrosomal protein of 41 kDa, which produces MSHNRDIGSVQYMKKRIPQNAKYQNVKTRLDTGCSLSKYMEKLEEIKKYYRYRKDEIFKRLKVTTFAQLLLQVASVSDLNGSETDGDSLVPEDGMSVMSDADLDSLSEHTNGSPQASDHQDAKEICYTARSTLLSVISGVGELNLDRNSQKLTSMSMSSPDLADRPYPDCPYLLLDVRDRDEFDRCHIISAHSFPIALLSRTMNPYTKEVLEYKNAAGKIIIVYDEDERIASQAATTMCERGFENLFLLSGGLKLISQRFPEAMTTGSIPTSCFSSPPTSRGKRLSVQQQQQSTQTAEKRWRFTSDELAKIQEQLDEMLIPSNSNSRMSSRMSSSSTQSKTSSARSRMTSSTSGRGDSARVQSSRPWK; this is translated from the exons atgtcgCACAATCGGGACATCGGCAGTGTGCAG TACATGAAAAAAAGGATTCCTCAAAACGCCAAgtatcaaaatgtcaaaacaaggCTGGACACAG GATGCAGCCTCTCGAAGTATATGGAAAAACTGGAGGAGATTAAAAAAT aTTACAGGTACAGAAAAGACGAAATCTTCAAACGACTAAAGGTGACGACGTTTGCGCAATTG CTCCTTCAAGTGGCCTCCGTATCAGACCTGAATGGAAGTGAGACTGACGGTGACTCACTTGTCCCAGAAG ACGGCATGTCAGTGATGTCTGACGCAGACCTGGACAGTCTGTCTGAACACACCAACGGCTCCCCGCAGGCGTCAGACCATCAGGATGCCAAAGAGATCTGCTACACCGCCCGGTCAACGCTGCTAAG TGTTATCAGCGGTGTGGGGGAGCTGAACCTCGACAGGAACAGTCAGAAGTTGACAAGTATGTCGATGTCCAGCCCAGACCTGGCTGACAGGCCCTACCCCGACTGCCCCTACCTGCTGCTGGACGTACGGGACCGCGACGAGTTCGACCGCTGCCACATCATCAGCG CACACAGTTTCCCCATCGCCTTGTTGTCTCGAACTATGAACCCATACACCAAGGAAGTGCTGGAATAT AAAAATGCAGCAGGGAAGATCATCATTGTGTACGATGAGGATGAGAGGATAGCCAGCCAGGCAGCCACCACCATGTGCGAACGAGGCTTTGAAAATCTATTTCTGCTTTCCGGAG GTCTCAAGTTAATTTCTCAGAGATTTCCGGAGGCAATGACGACAGGCTCCATCCCGACCTCATGCTTTTCATCTCCTCCAACATCGAGGGGAAAGAGGTTGTCcgttcagcagcagcagcagtcgaCGCAGACGGCTGAGAAGAGGTGGCGGTTCACATCAGACGAGCTGGCCAAGATCCAGGAGCAGCTGGATGAGATGCTCATCCCCAGCAACTCCAACA gCCGCATGTCCAGCCGGATGTCATCCAGCAGCACCCAGTCCAAAACGTCCAGCGCCCGGAGTCGAATGACTTCCTCCACATCCGGGAGAGGAGATAGCGCCAGGGTTCAGAGCAGCAGACCCTGGAAATAA